One window of Candidatus Cloacimonadota bacterium genomic DNA carries:
- the thyX gene encoding FAD-dependent thymidylate synthase, whose translation MKVTLAGYNIDSSLIRSLDRDSATPEVISAAYARISRSSKSVSELRAEALADVAKARKSNQTIVFDLGHASVAEHAVFNFDVIGVSRLVTESMETLRFASFTEKSQRYVTFSRDYVIPEELSAPAHAKLKAKYLRVMDALFAEYQASFEALKTLYTSRISDLPARAREGMAKEDARYILPLATKTQLGMTINARSLENLLRRLVNDPLNEARELYAELLKPAKELCPSLVRHVEAEPFTGTFKLPASKVPEDDFPEGESARLLDSPQDADSVILAALVYEQTQLSWEQCVEAVSGLSPQARQSLWNKVFAHIRPWSKMHRAFELADFTFELAMSESCWAQFKRHRVGTIIKQKNPSTGLCVMPEAIISIGRADHWDELLDRVEGLRDSLAAVLPELSAYARLNADRVRVLVKMNLRELYHLIRLRCDEHAQWEINLLAHDIASELRQAAPNAASWLCGKSEFVAPASGRPGQND comes from the coding sequence GTGAAGGTCACCCTCGCCGGCTACAATATCGACAGCTCCCTGATACGCTCTCTGGATCGGGATTCTGCCACTCCCGAAGTAATTTCCGCCGCCTACGCCCGCATCAGCCGCAGCAGCAAATCCGTTTCGGAATTGCGGGCGGAAGCGCTGGCAGATGTCGCCAAAGCGAGGAAATCGAACCAGACCATCGTCTTTGATTTGGGCCATGCCTCCGTGGCTGAACACGCTGTCTTCAACTTCGATGTGATCGGTGTTTCCCGCCTTGTCACCGAGAGCATGGAGACCCTGCGCTTCGCCTCTTTCACCGAAAAATCGCAGCGTTACGTCACTTTTTCCAGGGACTATGTGATTCCCGAAGAACTGAGCGCCCCTGCCCATGCCAAATTGAAAGCCAAATACTTGCGGGTGATGGACGCCCTCTTCGCTGAATACCAAGCCAGTTTTGAGGCCCTGAAAACCCTTTATACGTCGAGGATTTCGGATTTGCCGGCCCGCGCCCGGGAGGGCATGGCCAAGGAAGACGCCCGTTATATCCTGCCCCTGGCTACCAAGACCCAGCTTGGGATGACCATCAACGCCCGCAGCTTGGAAAACCTGCTCCGGCGCCTGGTGAATGACCCGCTCAACGAAGCCAGGGAGCTTTACGCCGAGCTGTTGAAACCTGCCAAAGAACTCTGCCCCTCCCTGGTCCGCCATGTGGAGGCGGAACCTTTCACGGGGACTTTTAAGCTCCCGGCATCCAAAGTGCCGGAGGACGATTTTCCGGAAGGGGAATCCGCCCGCTTGCTCGACAGCCCTCAGGATGCCGACAGCGTCATCCTCGCGGCTCTTGTGTATGAACAAACCCAACTAAGCTGGGAACAGTGCGTGGAAGCGGTTTCCGGATTATCCCCCCAAGCCAGACAAAGTCTCTGGAACAAGGTTTTCGCGCACATCCGCCCCTGGAGCAAGATGCACCGAGCCTTCGAGCTGGCTGATTTCACTTTCGAACTGGCTATGTCTGAAAGCTGCTGGGCCCAGTTCAAACGCCACCGCGTAGGCACCATCATCAAGCAGAAAAACCCCTCCACCGGCCTCTGCGTGATGCCTGAAGCCATTATCTCCATTGGCCGAGCCGACCACTGGGACGAGCTTTTGGACCGGGTTGAAGGCCTGAGGGATAGCCTGGCCGCGGTCCTGCCAGAACTTTCAGCATACGCGCGCCTAAATGCCGACCGCGTCAGGGTGCTGGTGAAAATGAACCTCCGCGAGCTCTACCACCTCATCCGCCTGCGCTGTGACGAACATGCCCAGTGGGAAATAAACCTCCTTGCCCACGACATCGCTTCCGAACTTCGCCAAGCCGCTCCCAACGCCGCTTCCTGGCTTTGCGGCAAGAGCGAATTCGTCGCCCCCGCCTCCGGCCGTCCCGGCCAAAACGATTGA
- a CDS encoding ABC-F family ATP-binding cassette domain-containing protein, with the protein MASDVVITLDNLAKQIGSKVIFSGLGLGIHSGDKIGLVGVNGCGKSTLLKVLASQIEPTEGNIVIRGGLKLGYLPQETPQADDTAVLDYIQPPSFAPESDGEHRYKAMLTVLGLTEFDKPLGFLSGGQRRKADLARVLVGEPDILILDEPTNHLDLDVIEWMQDFLAETKKTVIFVTHDRYFLDAVSNRVLEIYHGRCHIHEGNYSAYVRGKLIRATDIQRKETRRQAQLKKELDWLNRGAKARATKPKNHVDRVRELLSKSYLISNAELDISFQTDRLGKTILELHRLSKSYGSQELFTDIDHNFQPRERIGIIGPNGCGKTTLLKIIVGEVEPDLGSVKVGVNTHFSYYRQEDESFDPALSVYEYIAQFAEVIRTRDGSKVTATEMLKRFLFDAKMQQQKLSSLSGGELKRLYLLKSLMFGANFIILDEPTNDLDIRTLEILEDYLDAFAGCLLVVSHDRFFLDRCVDYLFIFEGSSIRKFPGNYSDYLLVKKFQCEEEADQAAKTTLQRPKRTQKGLSYNEQRELKLLTQEIESLETRISELEDSLNSPSEQLSHLDYARISADLQNLSEHHQAKLQRWLELDDKAGN; encoded by the coding sequence ATGGCTTCAGATGTTGTGATCACCCTTGACAATCTTGCCAAACAGATAGGCAGCAAGGTCATCTTCTCCGGTCTCGGCCTCGGCATCCATTCAGGCGACAAAATTGGTCTGGTGGGTGTTAACGGCTGCGGCAAATCCACCCTCCTCAAAGTTCTCGCTTCCCAAATCGAGCCGACGGAAGGCAACATCGTCATCCGGGGCGGGCTCAAGCTCGGATATCTGCCCCAGGAAACCCCTCAGGCTGACGATACAGCCGTTTTGGACTACATTCAGCCTCCTTCCTTTGCCCCCGAAAGCGACGGGGAACACCGCTACAAGGCCATGCTCACCGTTCTTGGCCTCACCGAATTTGATAAACCGCTCGGCTTCCTCTCCGGAGGACAGCGCCGCAAGGCTGACCTCGCCCGCGTTTTGGTGGGCGAACCGGACATCCTCATCCTGGACGAACCCACCAACCACCTCGATTTGGACGTCATAGAATGGATGCAGGACTTTCTGGCGGAAACCAAAAAGACCGTCATCTTCGTAACCCACGACCGCTATTTCCTCGACGCCGTCAGCAACCGCGTGCTGGAAATCTACCACGGCCGCTGCCACATCCACGAGGGCAACTATTCCGCCTACGTGCGCGGAAAGCTCATCCGCGCCACCGACATCCAGCGCAAGGAAACCCGCCGCCAGGCCCAACTTAAAAAAGAGCTTGACTGGCTGAACCGCGGCGCCAAAGCCCGTGCCACCAAACCCAAAAACCACGTTGACCGGGTGCGCGAACTCCTTTCCAAAAGCTATCTCATCTCCAACGCTGAGCTCGACATCTCCTTTCAGACGGACCGCCTGGGCAAAACCATCCTCGAGCTGCACAGACTTAGCAAAAGCTACGGCTCACAGGAGCTTTTCACCGATATCGACCACAATTTCCAACCCCGCGAACGCATCGGCATCATCGGCCCCAACGGCTGCGGCAAAACCACTTTGCTAAAGATAATCGTCGGCGAAGTGGAGCCGGACCTCGGCAGCGTGAAGGTGGGCGTGAACACCCATTTTTCCTATTACCGCCAGGAGGATGAGAGCTTTGACCCCGCCCTCAGCGTCTATGAATACATCGCCCAATTCGCCGAGGTGATCAGAACCCGCGACGGCAGCAAGGTGACCGCCACGGAGATGCTGAAGCGCTTCCTCTTCGACGCCAAAATGCAGCAGCAGAAACTCTCCTCCCTCTCCGGAGGCGAGCTAAAGCGACTCTATCTGCTCAAATCCCTTATGTTTGGCGCCAATTTCATCATCCTCGATGAACCCACCAACGACCTCGACATCCGCACCCTGGAAATCCTCGAGGACTACTTGGACGCCTTTGCCGGCTGCCTCCTCGTCGTTTCCCACGACCGCTTTTTTCTGGATCGCTGCGTGGATTACCTCTTCATCTTCGAAGGCTCTTCCATCCGCAAATTCCCCGGCAATTACTCCGATTACCTCCTGGTGAAGAAATTCCAGTGCGAGGAGGAGGCTGACCAGGCCGCCAAAACCACACTCCAGCGCCCCAAACGCACCCAGAAAGGACTTAGCTACAACGAACAGCGAGAACTGAAGCTCCTCACCCAGGAAATAGAAAGCCTCGAAACCCGCATCTCGGAACTCGAGGATTCGCTAAACTCACCCTCCGAACAACTCTCCCACCTCGACTACGCCCGCATCAGCGCCGACCTGCAAAACCTCAGCGAACACCACCAGGCCAAACTGCAGCGCTGGCTGGAACTCGACGATAAAGCCGGAAACTGA
- the rlmN gene encoding 23S rRNA (adenine(2503)-C(2))-methyltransferase RlmN produces MLSSLYGIRPEELQSFFSSAFPAYRVRQLLNWIYRKFVFDPALMTDLASDFRAALVSAFDLSMPAVAEKKLSVDGSAKYRLVLADGAQIEMVLMPQDKKQTLCVSTQVGCSRACSFCATGRMGRKRDLAVHEIVQQVLLAASEAEPALTNLVFMGMGEPLDNLDNVLEAVSLIQHERALAFSPRRVTVSTCGIVPGIQRLAESGLKVKLAVSLNSTRDEVRGQLMPVNNRYPLSVLKRALLYFQHRSPFRITLEYILIPDVNMAAQDLKALRKFCGDLSCKLNFIPYNPVPSLPFRAPTEAEIEAFMESARDLPQAVTLRRSKGADISGACGQLVAESTAKPTGVSP; encoded by the coding sequence ATGCTGAGCAGCCTGTACGGGATTCGGCCTGAAGAACTGCAAAGCTTTTTCAGCTCCGCTTTCCCTGCCTATCGGGTGCGCCAGTTGCTGAACTGGATTTACCGCAAATTCGTTTTCGACCCGGCCTTGATGACTGATTTGGCCTCGGATTTCCGCGCCGCCCTTGTTTCGGCTTTTGACCTTTCGATGCCTGCCGTCGCTGAGAAAAAGCTTTCCGTGGACGGCAGCGCCAAATACCGCCTTGTCCTGGCCGATGGCGCCCAAATCGAGATGGTGCTGATGCCCCAGGATAAAAAGCAGACCCTCTGTGTTTCCACCCAAGTTGGCTGTTCCCGCGCCTGCTCCTTCTGCGCCACCGGCAGAATGGGCAGGAAGCGCGATCTCGCCGTCCACGAAATCGTGCAGCAGGTGCTTCTGGCCGCTTCCGAGGCCGAGCCCGCCCTTACCAACCTCGTTTTTATGGGCATGGGCGAGCCTTTGGACAACCTGGACAACGTTTTGGAAGCTGTCTCGCTCATCCAGCACGAACGCGCCCTGGCTTTCAGCCCGCGCCGCGTGACTGTCTCCACCTGCGGGATCGTGCCTGGCATCCAGCGCCTGGCAGAATCAGGCCTCAAAGTGAAGCTGGCTGTGTCGCTCAATTCCACCCGGGATGAGGTGCGCGGCCAACTGATGCCGGTGAACAACAGGTATCCCCTGTCCGTTCTGAAGAGAGCCCTGCTCTATTTCCAGCACCGCAGCCCCTTCAGGATAACGCTGGAATACATCCTCATCCCAGATGTGAACATGGCCGCCCAGGACCTGAAAGCCCTGCGCAAGTTCTGCGGCGACCTTTCCTGCAAGCTTAATTTCATCCCCTATAATCCCGTGCCCTCATTGCCGTTCCGGGCCCCCACCGAAGCCGAGATAGAGGCTTTCATGGAAAGCGCGCGCGACCTGCCCCAGGCCGTGACGCTCCGCCGCAGCAAGGGCGCGGATATCAGCGGAGCCTGCGGCCAACTGGTCGCGGAGAGCACCGCCAAACCAACAGGAGTTTCCCCATGA
- the deoC gene encoding deoxyribose-phosphate aldolase — protein sequence MNQIKTIARRLFGDNPPCKCGGAHIVCLGCAVCRAAKTDQIYDPAAGIASIIDATLLRADATQAEVNELCDLANDHKCASVCVNSHFSHPLQLRLSAAVKSCTVINFPLGAGYTYAVAAEALAVINTGIEELDMVQNLSAVKSGHILHSYELIRNIAELCRSNRVLLKVILETCFLSEEEIIACSLYAKKAGAEFIKTSTGFGSAGATVENVRLMRETVGPKIGVKASGGIRTREQALAMIEAGANRIGASSVTALIWG from the coding sequence ATGAACCAGATCAAAACCATCGCCCGGCGTCTCTTTGGCGACAATCCGCCCTGCAAATGCGGTGGCGCCCATATCGTCTGTCTTGGCTGCGCTGTTTGCCGCGCTGCCAAGACAGACCAGATTTACGATCCCGCCGCCGGAATCGCCTCCATCATTGACGCCACCCTCCTCCGCGCCGACGCCACCCAAGCTGAGGTGAACGAGCTTTGCGACCTCGCCAACGACCACAAATGCGCCTCTGTCTGCGTCAATTCCCATTTTTCCCATCCTCTCCAGCTACGCCTTTCCGCCGCCGTTAAATCCTGCACTGTGATTAATTTCCCTTTGGGCGCCGGCTACACCTACGCCGTGGCCGCGGAGGCCCTGGCCGTTATCAACACGGGCATCGAGGAACTGGACATGGTGCAGAACCTCAGCGCTGTTAAAAGTGGCCACATCCTGCATTCCTACGAACTCATCCGCAACATAGCTGAACTCTGCCGCAGCAACAGGGTTCTGCTCAAGGTGATCCTGGAAACCTGCTTCCTGTCGGAGGAAGAGATCATCGCCTGCTCGCTCTACGCCAAGAAAGCGGGTGCAGAATTCATCAAAACCTCCACCGGTTTCGGCTCCGCCGGGGCAACGGTGGAAAACGTCCGCCTCATGCGTGAGACGGTGGGCCCAAAAATCGGCGTGAAGGCCTCCGGCGGGATTCGCACCCGTGAACAGGCTTTGGCCATGATCGAGGCAGGCGCCAACCGCATCGGCGCCAGCAGCGTCACCGCTCTCATCTGGGGATGA